In one Sphingomonas sp. AP4-R1 genomic region, the following are encoded:
- the ilvC gene encoding ketol-acid reductoisomerase: MRVYYDSDADIGLIKTKKVAIVGYGSQGHAHAQNLKDSGVPEVAIALRPGSATAAKAEAAGFKVMTGAEAAAWADIVMILAPDEHQAAIWENDLKGNMKPGAAIAFAHGLNVHFGLIEPPKDIDVFMIAPKGPGHTVRSEYQRGGGVPCLIAIHQDASGNAHDVALSYASAIGGGRSGVIETTFKEECETDLFGEQAVLCGGITHLIQAGFETLVEAGYAPEMAYFECLHETKLIVDLLYEGGIANMRYSISNTAEYGDIHTGPRIITAETKAEMKRVLADIQSGRFVSRFVLDNRAGQPELKAARKQAEAHQIEKVGSELRAMMPWIAKNKLVDKTKN, translated from the coding sequence ATGCGCGTTTATTATGATTCCGATGCCGATATCGGCCTGATCAAGACCAAGAAGGTCGCGATCGTGGGCTATGGCTCGCAGGGCCACGCCCATGCCCAGAACCTCAAGGATTCGGGCGTTCCCGAAGTCGCCATCGCGCTGCGCCCCGGTTCGGCCACCGCCGCCAAGGCCGAGGCCGCCGGCTTCAAGGTGATGACCGGCGCCGAAGCCGCCGCCTGGGCCGACATCGTCATGATCCTCGCGCCCGACGAGCATCAGGCCGCGATCTGGGAGAATGATCTCAAGGGCAATATGAAGCCCGGCGCCGCGATCGCCTTCGCGCACGGCCTGAACGTGCATTTCGGCCTGATCGAGCCGCCCAAGGACATCGACGTGTTCATGATCGCGCCGAAGGGCCCGGGCCACACCGTGCGCTCCGAATATCAGCGCGGCGGCGGCGTGCCCTGCCTGATCGCGATCCATCAGGACGCCTCGGGCAACGCGCATGACGTGGCGCTGTCTTATGCGTCGGCGATCGGCGGCGGCCGTTCGGGCGTGATCGAGACGACCTTCAAGGAAGAGTGCGAAACCGATCTGTTCGGCGAGCAGGCCGTTCTGTGCGGCGGCATCACCCACCTGATCCAGGCGGGCTTCGAAACGCTGGTGGAAGCCGGCTACGCGCCGGAAATGGCCTATTTCGAGTGCCTCCACGAAACCAAGCTGATCGTCGACCTGCTCTATGAGGGCGGCATCGCCAACATGCGCTATTCGATCTCGAACACGGCCGAATATGGCGACATCCACACCGGCCCGCGCATCATCACCGCCGAGACCAAGGCCGAGATGAAGCGCGTTCTGGCGGACATCCAGTCCGGCCGCTTCGTCAGCCGCTTCGTCCTCGACAACCGCGCCGGTCAGCCAGAGCTGAAGGCCGCCCGCAAGCAGGCCGAAGCCCACCAGATCGAAAAGGTCGGCTCGGAGCTGCGCGCGATGATGCCCTGGATCGCGAAGAACAAGCTGGTCGACAAGACCAAGAACTGA
- a CDS encoding MBL fold metallo-hydrolase, with protein MLTRRAVIGSALAASLPWRGVLAATPVVPELDRLQLTILADGTVSSFAQAVEKPGFRILAPARAASSYRLTLRGEWGYSVLADATAGGTSHRLLIDFGYTPEGLAGNMAILGVDPATIEAMVLSHGHYDHFGGMPAIIGRVKRGTPLYVGGEEIFCARLRGVDRDGADFGQIDRHDLLAAGIDVRIATAPATIAGSALTTGRIPFVSPERPRVPTAMLPGQGCRRDALDPDRRDLDFFVDDAVHELGTAFHLKGKGLVVIGSCSHRGIINTVRAAQAASGVERVHAIVGGFHLVPPQTPAQALETLALMRALKPDYILPGHCTGEAFMAAAIAQMPDQVFRTVVGSRIVFG; from the coding sequence ATGCTGACGCGACGGGCAGTGATCGGATCGGCCCTCGCGGCATCGCTCCCCTGGCGCGGTGTTCTCGCCGCAACCCCCGTCGTACCGGAACTGGATCGGCTGCAGCTCACGATCCTCGCCGACGGCACCGTCTCCAGTTTCGCGCAGGCGGTGGAGAAGCCCGGCTTCCGGATTCTCGCGCCGGCGCGCGCGGCCTCTTCCTATCGGCTGACGTTGCGCGGCGAGTGGGGCTATTCGGTGCTGGCCGACGCCACGGCCGGAGGCACGTCGCATCGGCTGTTGATCGATTTCGGCTACACGCCCGAAGGCCTGGCCGGGAACATGGCGATCCTCGGGGTCGATCCCGCGACGATCGAGGCGATGGTGCTGAGCCACGGCCATTACGATCATTTCGGCGGCATGCCCGCGATCATCGGGCGGGTGAAGCGCGGCACGCCGCTCTATGTGGGCGGCGAGGAGATTTTCTGCGCGCGGCTGCGCGGCGTGGATCGCGACGGGGCCGATTTTGGCCAGATCGACCGGCATGATCTGCTCGCCGCGGGGATCGACGTGCGGATCGCCACAGCGCCCGCCACGATCGCCGGATCGGCGCTGACGACGGGGCGCATCCCGTTCGTCTCGCCCGAAAGGCCGCGCGTGCCGACCGCGATGCTGCCGGGGCAGGGCTGTCGGCGCGACGCGCTGGACCCCGACCGGCGCGATCTGGATTTCTTCGTGGACGATGCGGTCCACGAACTCGGCACGGCCTTCCACCTGAAGGGCAAAGGGCTGGTGGTGATCGGATCGTGCAGCCACCGGGGCATCATCAACACGGTGCGCGCCGCGCAGGCTGCCTCGGGCGTGGAGCGTGTCCACGCGATCGTCGGCGGCTTCCATCTGGTGCCGCCGCAGACGCCCGCCCAGGCGCTGGAAACGCTGGCGCTGATGCGCGCGCTGAAGCCCGATTATATCCTGCCCGGCCACTGCACGGGCGAGGCTTTCATGGCGGCGGCCATCGCGCAGATGCCCGATCAGGTGTTCCGCACCGTCGTCGGCAGCCGGATCGTCTTCGGCTGA